The Thunnus albacares chromosome 13, fThuAlb1.1, whole genome shotgun sequence genome segment GCTCAGTCAGGGAGTTATTGAACAGGTACAGGGTGGTGAGGCGCCGCAGGTCATGGAAAGCCTGGCGGTCAATCCACTGGATTCGGTTCTGGTGGAGAAGCAGGCGGTCTAAGACCCCCAGACCACGAAAAGTGTTCTGGCGAAGGCTCCACAGTCGGTTGCCATGCAGGAAGAGATGACTGAGGTTCAGCAGGTCAATGAACAGGTCGTCCTCCAGGAACTCTAACTGGTTGTCCTGCCAGAGTGTAGGGGAAGGAGAAAAGGTAAAATAAGAAGTTTAAAATGTGGTCAATATCTATCATTACTTTATGTGTAATTTAGTACACATATACTATCTTGTCATTGATTAATATCAGGAAAACATTCTTCTTGATTTTGTGACATTGATTTCAACAGTGGCATACCATAGTGTAGCTTTTAGCTAGGTTTCAGCATCACACAGGTAGAGCTGAagcgattagtcgatcaacaatAATTGTTTTGATCATCGAATAATTGTTGCTTttataaatatctttgggtttatACTGTTATTCAGATACAATAAGACATCTAAAGATGTAAaatttgactctgggaaattataatggCCATTTTCACTATTTAGTGACATTCTATaaacaaaacgattaattgagaaaataatcagcagattaatcgatactgaaaatcattagttgcagccctacacacAATAAACCAATAACATCATAACAGAAAAAGCACACATATTTTACAACATCAACACaaatcatagtttttttttttttttcacagaagacataaTCAAAGGACAGTGCAAGTGCAGGATATCGCTGGACTCTGCAGGGAGTTCAAAGTCTGCTTTATTTTTTGATGCAAGACGGTCGGATGGTCAGAGATCTGTACAGCTTCCAGAGTGCAGTGGCTAGAAAAAGTGGTGAGCAGTgtaagaggggagagagaaaatgattttttttttttacccttttgaGTGATACATTTGAGAAGTCGTGACTCTgttaaaggaaaaggaaaggcTAGTGATTGAGGGTGATCTTCTCACAACTACTGTGGGTGTAGTTTTCTGTATGCTTGACAAGCTGCTGTAACAAACTGTTATAGATGACGTAAGAATGCTGTCAAACATTCAAGCTGTAACCTTTACCCCTCTCACTCACAGTGTCAATATCAATTGATTTCCCATCAATAATATGCATATGAGAACCTTTTCAGAAGCTTAGAAGCTTTTCTTGTCATGAACCACCATGTAATTAATGAAACTGCATCCTCAATCCTGGATCCCTATACTGTTTACCTACAGTGGCTGACCACAGAAGCCATACTGTAGGTTACCTTAGTGCACTATATGTGAGGGAAGCTGCACTCAGGATAACAGCTAGCATTTGATCAGCATCCAATTCATAAACAGTAAGTGCTGAGCCAGGATGATAGACAGATTACACTGTAATGCGATTGTGGCTGCAGATGCAATACACAGAAGAGATAAAAGAAGGCTGTTATCCATTTACCTGTAGGTAGAGATACTGGAGATTATGGAGACCTGCAAAGATCCCTGGAGGCAGGCTGATCAGGCCACAGTGATATAGGTGCAGGGCATGTAGCCGGCCCAGGCCCTGGAAGGTATCTGAAGCGATGGCCTTCAGGTGCTTGTTGTCCCCGAGGTCAAGCTCCTCCAGGCGGTCAAAGCCGTGGAAGGTGGATGGCTGTATGTAGGAGATGTTGTTGGAGTAAAGCCACAACATAGTGGTGGTGGGCGAGAAGTGGCCGCGAAGCAGCCGCTGGATCTTGTTGTTCTGCAGGAAGACGCGCTCGCTCTGGGCGGGGATGCCCTCGGGCACGGCATGGAAGTTGTGGGCTTGGCAGGAGACGGTGCTAGGTGAAGTGTAGCAGATGCAGTGGCGAGGGCAAGGCAGAGAGAGATCCAGGCCACACAGCACCAACAGTAACTCCACCCCACCATAACCTGAGAGACGAGAGGATAGAGGGATGGAAATGAaaggaagagatggagggaaagagggatAGACAGAGACAAGCAGAATTAATTGAATTCATACAGCAGAGCTTCTGTTATCAGACTCATCTTGAATGAAACACTCATTGCTCCCAGTTTACAAGGGCAACAATAGGCTTGGTTCAGTGCAGACAAATTACAAGCGCTGTCACAAATCTCTTacacacacgtacgcacacaAACATCCATGTATTGTTTTGTGAGCCCAtcctttttcatatttttcaatcAATTCCAAACTGGTTAGCCTTAACCTTAACTTTGCTTATACTCTTCACTGCTGTCTTCATCTAAAACTGTgtcaaaccccccccccccccgaatCTAAACTCAGGGGACCATTTTTTCACGTTTTGCAAAAATCTTGAAAATTCTAAATACCAAGAGGCCCCctcaccaccacacacacacaaagacataaaaagacTGCTCAGGTATACAACAATTTTTGGATGCAGAGCGTGTGtggtcttgtgtttttcttattgtgcGGTGAGATGATTGTCACAGAGGaatgcacatttttatttatgtgttccTTTAGACCAATCTCGATGATacggcacacacacagacacacacacacacacacagacacacacagcatccTATCACAAACCGCACAGTGTTATATCCTTTGGTTATCCTCTAAAGGCGACAGAAAATCGATGTTTCTCCTGCTTACAAGTGAACACGCACCACACCTGTAATACATTCCCACAATaagggaaacagagaaagaggaatagaaggagagagagagagagagagagagacggtgcAGGATGAAGCAGGAATCATCTGCGGCATGCCTGTGAAGTGGAtattactttttgttttcagattcCCCTcgtctcatttatttatttgattttttttttttttttcttggatcATTGTTTGATGTATTCTGGGGccggagagaaaaaaagggagtaaaaagaaaaagagatgagGGTAGAAACATGCTGATCCGGTGAGGATTTTCCAAACGGTGAGAGATAGATACAATACAATATGAACAATATGTGCTTACATGTGTCcaacctctgtgtgtgtcagtgacatGGACAGATGTGACGGACAGATGTCAGGGTTGATCAGGACACtgctgctctgtaaagaacagCGTGTTCTGAAATGTCAGCAGAGGACAGAGCAGTATTATCCCATGTGGTACATGTGGTGTCTGTATAGCTGTTGTGTAACCATGTACACACAGGTAatgcaatatgtgtgtgtgtgtgtgtgtgtcaggatgtCTCTCTCTATATACGTAACGTTTTATCTGAAACATATTGTGAAAGTGGTGTCTGTAATATTTGACAAGGCTGAccttttcataaaaataaaaaacaaacaaaaaacaacaacaaaaaaacaagacatgaaaCAACCGGTGTTGTCATGGCAGCCCATCTTCTGTCCTGGTAAACCAAATCAATACTCTTCAATCCTCTTAAATattgtgtgaatgaatgaatatttaacaa includes the following:
- the LOC122996057 gene encoding reticulon-4 receptor-like 1 — protein: MFRRGYGGVELLLVLCGLDLSLPCPRHCICYTSPSTVSCQAHNFHAVPEGIPAQSERVFLQNNKIQRLLRGHFSPTTTMLWLYSNNISYIQPSTFHGFDRLEELDLGDNKHLKAIASDTFQGLGRLHALHLYHCGLISLPPGIFAGLHNLQYLYLQDNQLEFLEDDLFIDLLNLSHLFLHGNRLWSLRQNTFRGLGVLDRLLLHQNRIQWIDRQAFHDLRRLTTLYLFNNSLTELSGASLTLLSALEYLRLNDNPWECDCKALSLWDWLRRFRGSTSSLICVSPPELAGKDLKAVKKEELPSCLSGEGHARGAPGEETDHGESLNHLNRHRSHHNHHQRPYLPHGDQYNLPSPSPLPRPPKGGRRNCTRRGRKAKGGLNEVQVLREGGEKDYSPDGGKYDLSVTSRRKNKCIPRTSVGPPSGVQRANNKAGSRFADSIFCFASALLLSLISVILR